The Spinacia oleracea cultivar Varoflay chromosome 2, BTI_SOV_V1, whole genome shotgun sequence DNA segment gaaatgaatttaatggagctgaactgaactgaactgaactgaatggaactgAATGAATAgtgaatagtaaatagtaaaagGGATTAAGttctgaattgaactgaactgaactgaatggaactgaatgaatagtaaatagtaaataataaatagtaaatacttCGTAGTAagtagtaaatagtaaatagtaaatagtaaatagtaaatagtaatagtaaatagtaaataataaattaataaataataaataataaataataaataataaataataaataataaataataaataataaataataaataataaataataaaaaaaaaataaaaaaaataacaaatactacctctgttccttaatgttctttacgctttggaatatgtgtctaaagtatgaaaactttgaccgtggaTTCCAACTGTtacatacatcaaaatgttatcatgtaaaatcttgttagattggtctcgttatgtatttttaaaatatcaattttttataattttttcacatacgaaaaatggatatataagtcgttaaatattgcattggattccgtgcaaatagtaatcgtaaagaacattaaggaacggaggtagtagtaaatagtaaatagtaaataataaataataaataataaataataaataataaataataaataataaataataaataataaataataaataataaataataaataataaataataaataataaataataagtaattataagtaataataaaaaataattattaataaataataataattaaaaattataattaattataaataataattaattttaaaaaataataaataataataaataataaataataaataataagtaataagtaataaatcataaatcataaatcataaataataaatcataaataataaatgaaaaataaaaaataaaaaataaaaaataattaataattaataataaatataatgttaatatttataacaatacttataataataaataataactacaataatcataattatttattaataacaataattacatataatattaatataataatagtaatatttaagtaataataacgataataataatttatatatgtataagtAATAATTGTCAATTTTAATTGCAatatcaagaataaaaataattacaaagaaagatgaatccgttcttttgaactgaactgaattgaactgaatgaagttgaactgaactgaactgaatatattgaactgaactgaactggattgaatggagctgaactgaactgaactgaactgaaccaAACTGAATGAAACTGCAGTAAATTTTAAAAGAACACGGTCTTACTTGCTTGTTTAACGTCATGGGACTGAATGGTATATGTGACACATAAGACTAGATCATTTACATCATTTGTCCTTTGTATCTCTATATTAAAacagaaataaaaataataaacataaatactccgtaatacttCGTATTTAGGATATGATAGATTAGAGGCCATGAAAAACATATCTTCTACCCCGTAATTGTTTTGTTGTTATAGAAAAAAGAGTAGGTGGGATAGGAGGTTGGCTACATCGCTGTCCACCAGCGACAAAAAAAAATCCATACCcacccttaaaaaaaaaaaaaaaaaaaggttgaaaAGATGGCCCACACTTAAATAGTGTTGCTAACTTGTTATATACTGTCAATCggtaatataagtattgtcattgttatatatatatactgtcattgttgtattaaaatactgtcacaatcatccaaaaaaaggaaattatgtatacaagtgtaatgaaatagaaaaagtaaagggatcacttaaatgaatggataaaagtgttgcatattaaatgaatagataaaaatatgtatacaagtgttatataagtattATCATCGTTTacataaatactgtcattgttgtatttaaatactgtcattgttgtatcaaTTACTGTCATATTACCGAtatttagtactccctccatttctttttgatgtatccatttagaatctggcgtggtttttaagaaaatatattggaatattggtttgtatgAGTATAAAtctaatgattgggtgtaagagaaatgattgagtgtaagagattatagtaaataaaggagtgagaaaataataaagaaataaggtaagagagaggagtgataatgatgggtgataaaggaggtgagagagtgggtatatggggaagggaaaagaattaaatattatgggtggagaaaattaggtgggaatatgggtagaatctttaggtattttggtaattagatagaaatgtaagggtattttaggataaaatgtatgtccaaaaatagaatagattctaaatggatacaacaatatgaaacgcttaaaatggaaacggatacaacaaaaagaaacggagggagtaatttgtttgacttttcaactcatgtAGCGAAAATACCATTTTACCCAGGGTATGGACTCTTTTTGTCGCTGTCCACCAGCGATGTAGCATGTCTCGGTGGGATAGGTGATGTAGGGACTTGCATACTTCGTATATAGTCGCatgtaaagatggttgtgggccgaGCCGGGCCGTGCTTCGTGCCGAGCCCACGGGCCGTGGGCCTAAACGTGTCGGGCCTACGTCAGGCCCACGTTATTTCGTGTCGTGTCGggccgaaaagttaaaaataaggcccaggcccggcccaagcCCACGTGCTTTCGTGCCGTGCCGGGCCGGCCCgcgtgcctaaggctaatttgactaaatttaacgtgctttgtcgtgccgggtcgagtcgtgtcgtgccttgtcgtgctttttccaaaaaagtaaGGCCCACGACTTTGTGCCCGTGTCGGGCCGTGCTTTTTGCGTGCTCGTGCCGGCccgtgcttttttcgtgtcgggtcgggtcgggcttcaggccggcccggcccacaaccatctttaacaGAGACAAACCACTTACTCTTTAGTAACCATGGGTTTTATAACTTTTCCTAACAATAGAAGGTTTGTCTACAAACCTCTGAAATTCAATACTCCGTACAAACCTCTCATTGTTATTGTCCTAAATGTTGGATAAGTGGGTTTAGTACATTTTTATGTAAAAAAGTAGTATAAATTAAAGAACAATGCAAAGAATATTATGAaacagattaaaataaaaagGGTAAAGGTGATTTTGAGACGGAGGTATGTACTATGGATAttaaagatggctgtgggccggCCCGGTACGAAAAAAGCCCGGCCCGACACGGGCACGAAATCGTGGGCTGTGGGCTGGGCCTTAATTTACAACACGACACGACACGAaaaagcacgctaaatttagtaaaaataGCCTTAGGTACGACGGGCTTTCGTACCGGGCCGGGCCCTGATTTGAATTTTTCGACCCGACACAAGATGGCCCCCGACCCGGTTAGACCCACAACCCGTGACTCGGCCCGGATCCTGACCCGGCCCACGGCCATATTTAGGACTACTACCTAGTATAGTACTGTATTCCGTATTACGTAGAAGTGTTGTTCTGGGGCAGGTGGTCCATTTTGCAAAATAAATAGAGGGTGGCAAGGGGCATGCTTTGCATTCATAATTCAGTTTTGGTTGTCATCTTGGTGAGCACTGAGCAGGAGTGATGGCTTTTCATGGTCAATGGTCTAAGGTATGCTTGTCAACTCACTCCCTTTTTATCATTTTTATCTCTCaaatttgttgatttatttCCTTGTTTTTCCTAGTTTATTGAGATTGTGTTTCTGTAATTGTATTTGATTGCGATTCATGAGGCAACAAGTTTTTGAATCGTGTCAATTGCATTTGTAAACCCTATAATTTCTGGAAAACAAAAACTATGATCAGTCTCATCTAAGTCGAAGGAAATTGCTCCAGTTTGCAATTCAAATTACCCTTTTTAGTATTTGTAGCAGGTAGTACAACTGTACTAGGGTTATATCCCTCCGTCCAAAaataatatacgaagtatagtTTAGTTCGCGTGTCAATAACCCTCCATTCGGAATTAATAGTCACTTGACTTTTTTGGGATATCCATACAAAAACTGTCTCGTACTTTGATGACAAAATAACCCATATGTGAATTGGGACTAATTGTTACGAAGTACGTACTTTGTATTTGTTAGACCTGATCATGTGCATCCTATTAGTTACAAACGGGCATGATCAGGTCTACTAATTATCCCACATATAGTGAGAGATAGAATGACTACTAACATAGAAGTAGGAAGGGTGGGCTAGTAGCTTATTGCATGTATTAAACTATTACCAATTGATTTTAGGATAAAACCTTGTTGAACTTATATGTAGTCAGACTTTCCTCCGGTGTGGGCTTGTGTTTGGCCTATGTTGTCAAATTGAGTCAACTAGTGTTTTATCATTAAGTCTTACTTTAAGTCAACCTGAAGGTAAGTCATCAGTCATGTACAAGACTTGGATCTTCAATCAGTGTCTAATGTTGTTGACCTTCATTGCGAGTCTTCTGAAAGAACCTTTTTTCTAGTCATGATCTCTAAGTTGCATGAAAATTCAAGCTTTGATCTAAGTTTTATAAAAATGGGAAAATTATATGTATCCATATGAAATGAATATGGTAAAATACAAATTGCAAACTATACTCCAATAGTAGGAAATAAGTGTCCCATACACTCTCTTACCTAccaattgtttgttggttcagtggtgattggggctgaacttcaTAGGGAGggcccgtgttcgatccccctcAACAACAATTGAGAGGGGACGGGAACCTATTCACctagaactcgccccgaatccggattagccctaagggtgaaccgggtgctaacaccaaaaaaaaaaaatacactcTCTTACCTAGTTAAATTTGTCTCAAAAACGTTGTCATCTTTCCTGAAACAATAGTGAAAATTTATGTTGGAATTAACAGTAGAAAATTTATGTTGAATCAAGTACTGGGAAAGTGTGAGAATGACCAATAACTACAGAGTAATAAGGAACTTCTATTGAAATAGTTGAATACTTCTGGCAGGGGTTGGATAATACATAACACCCTTTTTGCAATCCAAGGAAGTACTCTGTACATGCTTTCTATGGTCTTTCTTGATGTACTTTTCATCTAGAAGATGGATACATATTGGGCCAGTATAAGTTGTTGAATGGTACAGAGTAGTGGCTTTAGTTGATTATTTGTGTTTGATCATATTCTAGACTTGTCATCAAATTAGTTACTTAAGGGAGGAATCTAGGATGCAGGAGAGAAGAACTCAGGGCTACTCATTCTTCTTCAAAGGTCTGATTTATCTTTCAGACCAGATATGTGTATTACGGTTCTGGATTCTTATAAGTTTTACCCTTTCAAGCTCACTATATATTTTTAACTAGAATTTAAAGTGACCGACAAAATCCTTAACTGGtattattgagtctatcattgtgatttattcatcAATGGCTAGGGAATTTACAATCAGCATTTAAACGCTGAATAGATATATACTGTAAAATTTGTTCTTGTACTTATCTGACAGATCAAGGTCAGTACAAATAAGTATGAATATCCTTTAACAAATTTCCTAGATGTATATTTACCCTTACAATTGAGTGGAGTGCATGCCCATATAATAGCAATTTTATTATCTATTTTCACCTGTTTTTTGGGATAAACTTAAAGATATAATCCTGAAAATTCTAAGATGTATACTACTTTGTTCTATGCATTCAGTTTGTACAGAAAGGAACAGGGCCAGGAGCAAGGAGTTCACATGCAATAGCCATAGTAGGAAGGAAGTTGTATGCCTTTGGAGGTGAATACATCCCACGAGTCCCCGTGGACAACAAGCTGTATGTCTTTGATCTTGAAGAAGACCAAACATGGTCTGTCAATGAGGCCAGTGGGGATATCCCTCCACCACGCGTGGGTGTCTCAATGGCAGCCGTAAATGACATTATCTATGTATTTGGTGGTAGGGATGTTGAACACAAGGAGCTCAATGAGCTCTACTCCTTTCACACAACCACTAACAAATGGACCCTTCTTTCTAGTGGAGAAACTGGACCGGTCCACAGAAGCTACCATTCCACAGCAACTGATGATCACCATATGTATATTTTCGGTGGTTGTGGTTTCTCAGGCCGGTTGAATGACCTTTGGGCGTATGATACCATTGATCAGAAATGGGTGATGTTCCCACTACCTGGTGGAAATTGCAAAGGAAGAGGTGGGACTGGGCTTGCTGTGGTGCAAGATAAAGTTTGGGTTGTGTATGGATTTGCGGGGAAAGAGATGGACGATGTACACTGCTTTGATCTCACTCAAAAAAAATGGGGTGAGGTTGAAACATCAGGTGAAAAGCCCACGCCCCGAAGTGTGTTTTCTACTGGTGTTGTTGGCAAGGTCATATACATGTATGGTGGAGAGATTGACCCTAGTGATGAGGGTCACATGGGTGCTGGTAAATTCTCAGGGGAATTCTATGCTTTGGACACACAAACATTGGTGTGGAACAAATTGGAGGATGGCTCCAATTCAGCTGATCATCCCGGTCCACGTGGGTGGTGTGCCTTTGCAGGTGGAAAGAGCAATGGCAAACATGGGTTGttggtttatggtggtaattCGCCTACCAATGATCGACTAGACGATATGTTCTTTTTCACCCCGCGTGTAAGTATTGAATAACTGGTAAAAGTAGGCTGTATAATTACAGTGTATATGCTCTACTCTACTTGTATAGTTTTGTATGCTGAGTTATCAGGTGTTGTATGTAATGAGTGTGTGCAGGCATTAGGCATGAATCGAGCCTAGGCAGCTAGTCGCCGAGCCTAGCCTGTGAGATGGTCAGTTCCCAAGTCCCTACCATGTCAATAAATGTCAAGATATACTGTGGTGTTTTGTATATAATGTCATCATCTAGCTTCTTCTGATCATGGACTCATGGTTGGACTGTCCCATTTCTGACTAAATTCCATCTGAGATTTGGCTAGATTAGGAATCATTGatcaacttattacatgtccaAGAGTTTATTTTTATACTCTACATTCAGTAGTCTGGATTTCTTGTCCGAAGGATCATTGTACACATGTTTTCCTTCCTAtcctcctccaccaccaccacagtTGCTTCCCGGCTTCCTACCACCGTGGTACAAAATGTGCGGTTTTATTaataattcaaaaaataatttacaataCAACCttccaaaaagaaaagaaaaaaaaaagaatcataTTATAATACACAAAAAAATCGAAATCCCAAATCATGAAGAAGAAGAACATGTACACCAATTTATTAACATTACACAcaaaaaatcaatcaactttcttACAATCTCATCATGTGCTAATCCGCCAAATCGTCGGTGCTCAAAACTTGCCAATAATCATACAGCTCATTTCCAGCTTCACTTAATCCATTTCTACATCACATCACATTCACAAATccgatattttttatttttatattcacAAAGCCATCATCACACAATAACACAAAGTGAGCCCCATAGCAACAAATCCTCCACCGTTGATCCTTTCACCTGCATTCCTGTTCCTCCTACGGGCTCTTTGATCAGCcacttcatcatcatcatcatcgtcggaCGCAGGCCCATCGGCTGCATCAGGTCCTGGCGCTTCAGCGTCAGGTGAAGATGTTGGCTCAGGAGTAGCCGACGGCTTAAACAGCTCACGTGGCAAGAGAACTTTATCTAACTTAAATACAGCTAAAGGATCTTTGTCAACTAATGTCCCTGTTATCTTAGCGGTTACAACTTTAGTTTTTAACGTGACCTTTTCGTCGTCGTTTTGTACGGTAAAGTCGTACTTGTTGGCGCCTTCCGTTGCTAGCGTGTTCAAGACGCCGTTGCTGGATTTGAGCATTCCAATTGAGCTGTAGACTGGAACACCATGGTATAAGAGTACCGCAGTCTTGTTGCCTGCCGTTAGGTTTTTGTATTTTGGCATGAATGCTTTCACAGCGCCATCACCCGCACAGAATACTGTCAAGCCGCTGTCAATATTTTCCTGAAAGAATCAAACacaggaaaaagaagaaaataaataatcaCATTAgctttttgttttgttcttgTACCTTTTGAATATCAAGTGTGACATATACATCACTTGAGCCTAAATTATACTCCGTACATACTACTCAAAAATTTGGAGATATCTGACACCAAAACTTGTGCTCGAATGTTTTTTATATCAACACCATTTGTGGCTCCTTATTCATCAAGAACAATAATTTAGACATACTCTGTTATAGACTATTGCTCTGGACATCTGTAGTTGATAGACTATATACCAATTACTTTATTGAGTTGAATATTAATTTAGACACCTAGTTTATATCAAGTCAACTACGAAGGACTTCAAAATCTCTACAACCAGTGAGGGCAATTAGAGTTATAACAGGGGAGACAAAAATCATAAACGAAGTAAAATATAGGTAGTACTTTGTAATAGGTTTTGTCTAGATTAACAAGTAAAATTATCAACGTGACAGTTAATTCGAGACTGAATGTTTGAGGGTCTGAAAGTAACTATTCTTAATTACCTGGAAGGTCTTAGCAGCGCCGGTGGCGGTGAGCAAGCGAGAAAATTCCTTGCAGCCCTTATCAGCCAACAAGGAAGTCAAGTTAACCTTACTGGGTTCAGCTGTTGGAGCCTCAGCTTCAGCAGAATCGAGCACTTGACTAATGTGAATCACTGACAAATTATAAGGCATTTCTACCACAGCCTTGACAAAAAATGAATTCAAGTCACCCGTGTTAGCTGGTGCGAACCCAACCTTGCCTCCATGCATATCTGTTATGTTCACATACCCTGCATCTCCGTCTGCATCCCCTGATGACTGAAACAATGATGCAGTCGTTGTGCTTCCTGTACATTGAACTTAGGATTAGATTATGTACTCAGTACTCTTACTCTATACTGAATATTACGTTAGAAGTTTTGGATATCAAAATGTACACAAAAGTAAACCTGACAAAATTTGACCACAGGTCCCAACCTAATTCCCATTTCCCAGTGTCTGTATTAATGCCCTGAACATCAAGGTCTTGAGCGGAACCATATTCTTTAAAAAATGATTGTTTATTAACCTAAAAGCGGCTCGAAATTTGGTCTGCCTAAATTATCAGACGGTTAAAAAATACTCTAAAAAAGTAAGAGTTgaacattcaagtattcaacagACAATAGTTAACAGCTACCCCGGCGGCCTGGCCTGTAGTGTTAAGTTATTTGCATGCagttatatacgaagtattagctTTCAGAATCCTAGAAATATAAATAAAACATTATTAGTATTAGACTAGTGAATACCATCGGTAATCTGGTGGAGTTTCTTGGCACCGTAGTAGTCAACAAGGACATGAAGAGAGAGCACATTACGAAGAGTGTACACAGAGAAACCCTTGGAGAGGAGGGAAGACATGGCAGAGTTGTCCAGGGCGAGGACTGTGATGGTTTGGCGGTGGTTGATCTCATTGGCAAGGTG contains these protein-coding regions:
- the LOC110787938 gene encoding nitrile-specifier protein 5; protein product: MAFHGQWSKFVQKGTGPGARSSHAIAIVGRKLYAFGGEYIPRVPVDNKLYVFDLEEDQTWSVNEASGDIPPPRVGVSMAAVNDIIYVFGGRDVEHKELNELYSFHTTTNKWTLLSSGETGPVHRSYHSTATDDHHMYIFGGCGFSGRLNDLWAYDTIDQKWVMFPLPGGNCKGRGGTGLAVVQDKVWVVYGFAGKEMDDVHCFDLTQKKWGEVETSGEKPTPRSVFSTGVVGKVIYMYGGEIDPSDEGHMGAGKFSGEFYALDTQTLVWNKLEDGSNSADHPGPRGWCAFAGGKSNGKHGLLVYGGNSPTNDRLDDMFFFTPRVSIE
- the LOC110787937 gene encoding fasciclin-like arabinogalactan protein 2, yielding MQPSMAVVLSLLLLALLIPATTAFNITKILKKHPEFSTFNEYLTQTHLANEINHRQTITVLALDNSAMSSLLSKGFSVYTLRNVLSLHVLVDYYGAKKLHQITDGSTTTASLFQSSGDADGDAGYVNITDMHGGKVGFAPANTGDLNSFFVKAVVEMPYNLSVIHISQVLDSAEAEAPTAEPSKVNLTSLLADKGCKEFSRLLTATGAAKTFQENIDSGLTVFCAGDGAVKAFMPKYKNLTAGNKTAVLLYHGVPVYSSIGMLKSSNGVLNTLATEGANKYDFTVQNDDEKVTLKTKVVTAKITGTLVDKDPLAVFKLDKVLLPRELFKPSATPEPTSSPDAEAPGPDAADGPASDDDDDDEVADQRARRRNRNAGERINGGGFVAMGLTLCYCVMMAL